In Phaseolus vulgaris cultivar G19833 chromosome 3, P. vulgaris v2.0, whole genome shotgun sequence, the sequence tcagagtgtgtttgatgtagaaaataactagtttgctttgaagattgtaatatgttttagatgatcttgtacttAGGCTAGTGTGTGTTTAATGTTTCCTTTTTCTAcatgacctatcctagatgcctaatcaagatggtaagatcaagcacatgaagtgattaaatgtttttcaaaagctttttagagttttctaaaataatcaggatactgcacaaaaataaatttgtttctctgtaaaagaatagGTTTAATTTTGTTCTGTGGAAGGCTTTTCGAAAGtttgttagggcaccaaaaATGTAGTTcagttagttatttcagttaagctgagctggcagtCTTCCTGAAAAACAATCTGTTTGTTTTtaaatcaacctgttgtttttataacaactttttaactgttttttgaaaagttgttagaaACTGTTTCCTAAAATTGAAAGGTCTTTCTCACATGAAATGGTTGTTGAGAAATCACGGTTTTAACAGAGATTAAACATTTTCTGTGTGAGAAGAAAGATTGAaatgagtttttgaaaggttttgtaAAGGGatcttcaagtgtgcttgttctaggagaaccttgatcttggtgaaggtgctggtacTATTTTTGCTGCAATAGGGACAACTGGTTTTTTTTCTTACATCTTCTTTCAGGTGTTATATTTCCTTTATTCTTTCTTGtaaaaggtgtaagtgttagtcactctttgatagggtttcttggagtgcaaggtgtgcagAAATAGAGTTTTTAAACTTTGGTTGTAtggttcttgtagggttcaagaactgttgtgtgttGTAATTGTTTGCAATtggtttttagtggattccaccttggagtaaggtgaaactggatgtagctcattatgagtgaactagtataaagtGTGCTTACATTGTTCTtttcatccctgcactcgtttctgtttttttttggctaatctgtcaagaacgaaatctgttcatttgaaaTTAAACCTGTTAATTTTGGGCTTAATAAAACTGTTCTTCTTGATCTGGAAAATTTTtctaatcataaacaaagcATTTAAATATGTGTTTTTAATCGGCTTAAGGACGAACAATTTCTTCATTAAAtctttgataaagattcattctctttGAAGCTTTGTGTTGAATGAACTTAATTGATCTCTTGGTATAAATTGTGATCTTCAAGCTGTTTGAATATCAACCAATCTTGTTCTATTAAACTTCTCTATTGATCTCAATCCTATCTGGATATGTTCTGTTTGTGTTAAAGTGttttgaagaatcaatctgttctttctaaaatcaatttgttctttttcctCTGATATACTGTAAACCAGTTTGagtttgcgaaaattttataacttcaattcaTCCCTctcctcttgaacttagacactaatagacccaacatcTTTTACTTATCAgattcttgttaaaaattgttttgatcATTCCCCTATACTTGCTAGTCTTGTTAGTAAATTCTCTGAGGAAGGTTAacaattttcgtttcttttctatgtggcttcagGACAAATCATGTttgaagcttattcatgattcttgggataataaggttgttgggtgtcctatgtttattttgcaacataagttaaaaaggttgaaaattgagctctatgactggaataaaaattcttttggtaatgttgaCAATGTAGTTCCTTTTAAGCAGGGTCTCctccttggtattcaacaaaCCTTAGAGATTGCTAGTATGTGTGATATTGATGGGCTTCTCTGTCAAGAAAAGATCGCTAAGGAGGAGTTTGGTCAGGCTCTTCACTGTCagtatttgttttggaaagaaaggctACGATGCTTTGGTTTAAAGATGGGGATATAAATACTGCTTTTTTCCATGTTGTGGTCaagaggagaaataattctagtggtATTCATCGTCTACAAATTGATAATGTGGTTATTGAGGATCCTAAACTCATTGAGgaacatattttggacttttataaaactcTTTATGCTGAGTTTATTTCTCATGTGCAGGATACATGCAATATGAAAGAtcttattggtacttatattcctgagTTGGTTTCCTCttaggagaatatgatgttgattaaatgtcctgaTATTGTGGAAATCAAGAATGCTGGTTTTAAATttaatggtaatagtgctcctggtcctgatggttttggtggtgttttctatccttgTTGTTGGGAAATTATTGAGACAAATGTTTGCAATGCTgtccaacaatttttttaaaaaaagtgggttctccctggaatgaagagtaatgtggtatctcttattcctaagattcagggtGCTAAATACATTAAAGATTACAGGTCAATTACTGttgctaattttaaatttaagattattttcaaGATTTGGGCCGATCGGCTTGCTTTTGTGGCTGccagaattatttctcctaatcaGTATGAGTTTGTGCATGGCAAACAAATTTATGATTGTATTagtattgcttctgaagctattaacttgctttctaaaaaggttcacggaggtaatgtggcttacaaagttgatattcacaaagcctttgacactctgagttggaagttTTTACTATTAGTTTTgtcacgctttggttttcacccttCGTTTGTCAGTTGGATTAGTACTATTTTtcgttcagctatgctttctattAGAATAGATGGCAGTTTGATGAATTTTTTTCCCTGTAGTAGAGGTGTTAGAGGGTGATCCTTTAGTAGAGGAAGATTTAGTAGAGGTCTCtcaaagcttgtgaatgataagaagatagTACATATGACTAGTTTGCAAGGTTTTCTTAcccctctcatattttatatgcggatgacatttttgttttctataGGGAAGATAATAAGtgtcttagaaatttgagtatttttattaaaacatatggtgatttctcgggtcaatatgttaataattctaagagtagtttttcaccatggataattctgcaagatttgtcaccaaaattcagtgtattctttcttgtagtcatggttgtttgtctttcacttatttaggagtgcctatctttgttggtgctccaaggAGTCGTTTTCTTCAatctttggctgataaagtcaaattgaagcttgctTCTTGGAAAGATAAATTCTTAGCATGATTGGTCAGGttcagttggtcaatacggtgattacgggtcttctagcttatagttttaatttgtataaatgacatgtttctcttcttaagcaagttgagcaatggtgtcgaaattttatttggactggtgatattatgaaaaaaggtaTAACTACTGTTAATTGGGGTATGATTTGTTCTCCCCTTGAGAAtagaggtttgaagattattaaccttcaccatgaaaataatgcatatcttcttaagcttgcttggaattTTGCTTATAGCAACGGGCATTGGTCTTTGCTCTTGAaagccagggttcttaaatcaaaatacgagtttcgaatgatttatagatcctcatctctttAGCCTGGAATTAAgtagttttattctactatacttgattatacttcttgaaCTGTTGGTAcatgttcttttattaatttatggaaCGATAAATGGTGTGGTACTACTtctttagcgaatattgtaggattatctgatggtgctagcattTCGAATACAATCTCTTAATTTTGGACAGgtggtgattggaatattccattgtctttacagcagatgccttATCTTCTTCATAtcttccgccttccaaaactcttgtccattggaaagtttttcatgggcggcttcctacagatcaacatattcaaaataaaggtctgcatatttgttctatgtgtacgctttgtgaaaaacaCGGGGAATCTATTcagcatttatttttttgaatgttctaatgctttgcgtatttggagttgggttcgacagatttttcctacttctcatttctctaataaggataatcttctctcttttattaagagtgataatactcctttggttaaattgattaagcttgctgTGATaagtttttctatttggatgatatagCGTATTTGGAATTATGCTtgttttcaggataagattgaggtttctagggctatttcggTTATTAAGGATTTAACtcgtctagtgggaaattcgtctaaagcttcaatgaagaatgatatgttggatttcaacatgATCAagtttttttggtattaatactcgtactggtaaagttcttcttcctcttcctgttagataagagtttccttcaccaggctgggttaaaattaacactaatGGGGCTGCTAGGAGATATTCTGGTCTttctacttgtggaggtattttccgtgggagtatggagggatttattggagctttctcTGCATTTCTTGAAGGTCGGACTGctttggttgttgagttttatggggttatacatgctatggaggaagcttaaaagatgaggcttactaatgtctggaaTGTGATTATGCTTTGGTTTATGCTgcatttactgctaggactaatgttccttggatgctttgtaatcgatggaatacttgtcttaatttctgTGTGAAAATCAGATTTAGGATTACTGTGAaggaaatgcgtgtgctgataaattgactaatttaagatttattcatagagaatctttgcattggtataataggctaccatctagtttgttcttagaattctttatgaatagatatagtctacctatgtatcgtttttgttaacatatgagttttggtcaagtcccccatatttttagtatttttttaataatatttttttcatgtgattgcaaaatgattgttgttacttgagacgTCAAcatagctgagatgtcaagttgtataATGATATccaacatgaaaacttttatttttaaaaaaaatacttgtaacaaagttttttttatataataaaagcaTTGACTGTATTATAATAAGAGCGTGTCACATAAAAGTATCGATAGTGACTCAATCCAATAATTTTCTTACTACAAATATTAAGAAGATATAAAgtttacacacaaaaaaaaattgattgaaaGTAGAGAGGAAAATCatatttaatcaattataaaaGTATTTATCTTAATATACTTATAATAAAACTTTAGTTATTTATCATATTAAATGACCTTATGATTTTCTTCTTGCAGTAAAAGTTCATTGTTAAGATTgcatgcattttctttttttctgaTTCATCACCTCTGAACTTTCCtctccaaagtctgcaagttctTGTTCCCCATGAACTCATATCTCACTGATGTAACTCCTGCACAACTTTTTCACCCATTAGGACAAGGTACTGAATTCCTCTTCTATTCTCATCACCTCTTTTCTTAAATTCACTCTTTCTATTCCGAGATCCTCTTTCCATTAATATTTTAACACAACACAACGTATATGAGTGTTTATATGTGGTCACTGTACAAATTCTAGAAATTGCCATACATTAACATAATACTTtcctttattataatttatttttgaactcTGATACAAAGCACATGAATTATGTCTCTCACAATTCTGCAGTAAAAGGAAACACTCTGTGACATTGGAAGCAAACATAACTTAAACACACTCCACACAAGAGAACTCTTTTGTGTACAATATAAGCAAAGATGTCGCTAATAACTCAATTGTGATCAAGCGTTGGCCAAAAGGTAAGCCTCGATGACCTTGAAAAGAGCATCACTCTTGGCTTTGCCAGTTTTGAGCTCATCTTCATTGGGTGGAGCATCTCCTTTGCTGTGGTATTTTATACTCAACTTTACAACTGATCCTCCGTTGGGCCCATCACTGAGTTTGGAGTCGATTGTGATCTTCTCTGCAGTCTCTGGCAAGGCAGCACCTCCAACTATGCTGTAGCTGTATCCCAAGTTTGCCTCATCTATTCCTTCTATTTTGTGCAACACAAACTTTGTCTCCCCATCTGTCCATTCACAATTCACAATTCACagttagtttattttatatgttgttcTGTCAATGCAATGCACATACACAAAATATATAGAAG encodes:
- the LOC137839028 gene encoding pathogenesis-related protein 2-like, which produces MAVFTFEDQTTSPVAPATLYKALVKDADNIVPKAVDSFKSVEIVEGNGGPGTIKKISFLEDGETKFVLHKIEGIDEANLGYSYSIVGGAALPETAEKITIDSKLSDGPNGGSVVKLSIKYHSKGDAPPNEDELKTGKAKSDALFKVIEAYLLANA